In Fusobacterium canifelinum, a genomic segment contains:
- a CDS encoding exodeoxyribonuclease III, with protein sequence MKLISWNVNGIRAAIKKGFLDYFNEQNADIFCLQETKLSEGQLDLDLKGYHQYWNYAEKKGYSGTAIFTKQEPLSVSYGLGIEEHDKEGRVITLEFEKFYMVTVYTPNSKDELLRLDYRMVWEDEFRKYLKNLEKKKPVVVCGDLNVAHKEIDLKNPKTNRRNAGFTDEERGKFTELLDSGFIDTFRYFYPNLEQVYSWWSYRANARKNNAGWRIDYFVVSEGLEKNLIDAEIHAQTEGSDHCPVVLFLELNK encoded by the coding sequence ATGAAATTAATATCTTGGAATGTAAATGGAATTAGGGCAGCTATAAAGAAAGGCTTTTTAGATTATTTTAATGAACAAAATGCTGATATATTCTGTTTGCAAGAAACAAAGTTAAGTGAAGGACAATTAGATTTAGACTTAAAAGGTTATCATCAATATTGGAACTATGCTGAAAAGAAAGGTTATTCAGGAACTGCAATTTTTACAAAACAAGAACCATTATCAGTTAGCTATGGTTTGGGAATTGAAGAACATGACAAAGAGGGTAGAGTTATTACTCTTGAATTTGAAAAATTCTATATGGTTACAGTTTATACTCCAAACTCAAAAGATGAACTTTTAAGACTGGATTACAGAATGGTTTGGGAAGATGAATTTAGAAAATATTTAAAAAATTTAGAAAAGAAAAAACCTGTTGTTGTTTGTGGGGATTTGAATGTAGCACATAAGGAAATAGATTTAAAAAATCCTAAAACTAATAGAAGAAATGCAGGATTTACTGATGAAGAAAGAGGTAAATTCACTGAGCTTTTAGATAGTGGTTTTATTGATACTTTTAGATATTTCTATCCAAACTTAGAGCAAGTTTACTCATGGTGGTCATATAGAGCTAATGCAAGAAAAAATAATGCAGGGTGGAGAATAGATTATTTTGTTGTGTCAGAAGGACTTGAAAAAAATCTAATTGATGCAGAAATACATGCTCAAACAGAGGGTTCGGACCACTGTCCTGTTGTATTGTTTTTAGAACTTAATAAATAA
- a CDS encoding HAD-IIA family hydrolase has protein sequence MKTYIIDLDGTMYSGSTNIDGAREFIDYLHSKNLPYIFLTNNATRTKKQAKEHMLNLGFKDIKEEDFFTSAMATAQYIAKNYTEKKCFMIGESGLEEALKDCNLELVQENADFVVVGLDRNATYKKYSEALHNILTGAKFIATNPDRLLANNGTFDIGNGAVIGMLEYASGVEAIKVGKPYQTILNILLEEKQLKKEDIILLGDNLETDIKLGYDANIETIMVCSGVHTEKDIERLKVYPTKVVKNLRKLIE, from the coding sequence ATGAAAACATATATTATTGATTTAGATGGAACTATGTATAGTGGAAGTACAAATATAGATGGTGCTAGGGAATTTATCGATTATCTTCATTCAAAAAATCTTCCTTATATATTTTTAACAAATAATGCAACAAGAACAAAAAAACAAGCAAAAGAACATATGTTAAATTTAGGTTTTAAAGATATCAAGGAAGAAGATTTTTTTACATCTGCAATGGCTACTGCTCAATATATTGCTAAAAATTATACAGAAAAAAAATGTTTCATGATTGGTGAAAGTGGATTAGAAGAAGCTTTAAAAGATTGTAATCTTGAACTTGTTCAAGAAAATGCTGACTTTGTTGTTGTTGGTTTAGATAGAAATGCAACTTATAAAAAATATAGTGAAGCCTTACATAATATTTTAACAGGAGCTAAATTTATTGCTACAAACCCAGATAGATTACTTGCAAATAATGGAACTTTTGACATAGGAAATGGTGCTGTAATAGGTATGCTTGAATATGCTTCTGGTGTTGAAGCTATAAAAGTAGGAAAACCTTATCAAACTATATTAAATATCTTATTGGAAGAAAAACAACTAAAAAAAGAAGATATAATATTACTTGGCGATAATCTTGAAACTGATATAAAACTTGGTTATGATGCAAATATTGAAACTATAATGGTTTGTTCTGGAGTTCATACAGAAAAAGACATTGAAAGATTAAAAGTTTATCCTACTAAGGTTGTTAAAAATTTAAGAAAATTAATAGAATAG